The Filimonas lacunae genomic sequence GGCACCGGCAGGACCAGTAGCACCTACGGCACCAGGCAGACCAGGTAAACCAGGCGTACCTTGTGGACCAGCAGGACCAGCGGGACCGGCAGGGCCAGTAGCACCAGCAGGACCAGCAGCGCCTGGTAAGCCTTGTGGCCCCGGATCACCGGCAGGACCAGCAGGGCCAGGATTACCAGAAGCCGCAAATAAAGCATAAGGCACACTCAATAATTGAGTGGTCCCCATATCCGAGAAGCTCGTTCCTCCATTAATGTCTATCTCTGTTTGCAAATGCTTTTCACCACTACCCCAGGTAACAGTATTAAAAGCATCTCCTGTAGGCGTTCCCTTACCTATCATAATGGCAAAGTGCCCAAATGCGTTTGTTTCTAATTTGTGTACTTCCTGGTACACAGTTTCACCGGTAGCTGAAGCATTATGTACAGAAATACGCAGGGATATTTTTTTCTGTGCAATGATATTGCCATCCACCGTTCTGGCAACGCCCTGGTAGTTAAACGCCTGTGGCGCCTGCGCACATACGCTCAGGCATAGCAACAGACATGCGATCAAAGAGTAAAGTTCTTTTTTCACGTTCTAAACAATTAAATGATGATGTAAGAGTGATTAGTTAACCTTAATGATTTTGTAAGGTTTGAAGTTGGTGTAAGTGCCGTCTTTCTGGCGGCGTGTATTGAAAAATTTCAGCCAGTAAAATCCGGCCGGGTATTGTTGCATGGGAATTACCAGCTTATTCTTTTGCAGATTAAACTGCTTGATAAGCCTTTCAGAAGCATCGTACAGGTCTACACGATAGTCATCAAAATTATCATCATATACGTACACGGTTAAATTCGTTCTCACCGGGTTGGGATAGGCTTCTACCCTTATTCGGCTATACCATTGCGTACGTGTGTCAAATTTTGAGGTTTCCACAATCTGCTTTTGCTGAAAGCCTTCTGTACATACAAAAGCATCGTTGCTTTTGCTGGTTAAGGTGGCTACCGCTAATTCACCTATGGAATAA encodes the following:
- a CDS encoding T9SS type A sorting domain-containing protein; this translates as MRKNLLLRPSPLLFPICILFSGVCYGQSLERTLVGSAGTLTSAQGVEVNYSIGELAVATLTSKSNDAFVCTEGFQQKQIVETSKFDTRTQWYSRIRVEAYPNPVRTNLTVYVYDDNFDDYRVDLYDASERLIKQFNLQKNKLVIPMQQYPAGFYWLKFFNTRRQKDGTYTNFKPYKIIKVN